The following are encoded in a window of Coregonus clupeaformis isolate EN_2021a unplaced genomic scaffold, ASM2061545v1 scaf0526, whole genome shotgun sequence genomic DNA:
- the LOC121559078 gene encoding optineurin isoform X3, translating into MASSSPMVNGDISRGPSSHPGHSPTTGTLEETLQQMNRLIQENRELKEALKQTNMSMKERFEGLSVWREKQREEKEFLEGRLDEARGRMEALSLHNQELSRKVEEQEGGGGAEGKGQDGTANHNAELEALRAQLVRLQAEKSDLVAMNSELQLKTGQGSEDDSFIEIRIAREDTGKDLYHNEKDSRYDMSASRQESEELTVSQLLQSLRKETQRVERLQIELEAARSRITELEEKETNTESSTQTSLLPEVVSPALATTACGTEPEPEEEPQQNSGKEKVDAQIGWAASEVEHLKAQMMTLFNELQQAQRKLDEAEGMKKNLQDRCRDVEQDVVTLKAQLVEKQEVQSENDRLKLQVDSMKAQGQLEQRTAGEERTTLTQLKDAYTKLFEDYNELKQERKNREPLVTKEVGDLQTRLDAAEKALAAKQQQIDVMKQEIYQKEKELETISVFQAQAEVYSSDFYAERAAREKIHEEKERLSAQLEFVKKQNTQLQDEMDSLGRW; encoded by the exons ATGGCGTCCAGCTCCCCCATGGTGAACGGGGACATCTCCCGGGGTCCTAGCTCCCACCCCGGCCACAGCCCCACCACAGGCACCCTGGAGGAAACGCTGCAGCAGATGAACCGCCTCATCCAGGAGAACCGAGAGCTGAAGG AGGCGCTGAAGCAGACCAACATGTCGATGAAGGAGCGCTTCGAGGGTCTTTCTGTGTGgagggagaagcagagggaggagaaggagttCCTGGAGGGGAGGCTGGATGAGGCTCGCGGCCGCATGGAGGCCCTCTCCTTACACAACCAGGAGCTCAGCAGGAAGGTGGAggagcaggagggaggaggaggtgcagAGGGGAAGGGACAG GACGGGACAGCCAATCATAATGCAGAACTGGAGGCACTGCGTGCCCAACTGGTGCGTCTGCAGGCGGAGAAAAGTGACCTGGTGGCCATGAACTCTGAACTCCAGCTCAAgacaggtcaggggtcagaggatGACTCCTTCATAGAGATCAGGATTGCT agagaggatACTGGAAAGGACCTGTATCATAATGAAAAGGACTCCAGGTATGACATGAGTGCGTCCAGGCAGGAGTCTGAGGAGCTGACTGTCAGCCAGCTGCTCCAGTCCCTGAGGAAGGAGACCCAGAGGGTGGAGAGGCTACAAATCGAGCTCGAGGCTGCTAGATCCAG AATCACAGAGCTGGAGGAGAAGGAAACTAACACGGAGAGCTCCACACAGACCTCACTACTGCCAGAGGTGGTTTCCCCAGCGCTAGCCACCACAGCATGTGGTACTGAGCCTGAACCAGAGGAGGAGCCCCAACAGAACTCTGGGAAGGAGAAGGTAGATGCACAGATAGGCTGG GCTGCGTCAGAGGTGGAGCATCTGAAGGCTCAGATGATGACCCTGTTTAATGAGCTACAACAGGCTCAGCGCAAACTGGACGAGGCAGAGGGCATGAAGAAGAACCTGCAGGACAg ATGCAGGGATGTGGAGCAGGATGTGGTGACTCTGAAAGCCCAGCTGGTAGAGAAGCAGGAGGTACAGAGTGAGAATGACAGATTGAAGCTGCAGGTGGACAGCATGAAGGCCCAGGGCCAGCTAGAGCAGAggacagcaggagaggagag gACTACCCTGACCCAACTGAAGGATGCCTACACCAAGCTATTCGAGGACTACAACGAGTTGAAGCAAGAGCGCAAGAACAGAGAG CCACTGGTCACTAAGGAGGTGGGAGACCTGCAGACCAGACTGGACGCAGCAGAGAAGGCCCTGGCTGCTAAGCAACAGCAGATAGATGTCATGAAGCAAGAGATCTATCAGAAGGAGAAGGAGCTGGAGACCATCTCTGTGTTCCAGGCTCAG